From one Nilaparvata lugens isolate BPH chromosome 2, ASM1435652v1, whole genome shotgun sequence genomic stretch:
- the LOC111057798 gene encoding cysteine and histidine-rich protein 1 homolog, whose translation MAEVEASSSNTDQPEVENVEKSEELEGPSPKKRKISNQVVLFQSTDNKPDKLEQRLGGILCCAVCLDLPKAAIYQCTNGHLMCAGCFTHVLADARLRDEQATCPNCRIEISKSSASRNLAVEKAVRELPSECQFCSKEFPRNTLERHEDTVCDERITSCSFSRIGCPWRGPYHEAPEHEKECVHPHRSGAEVMEALRVIDEISQEEKRLYDSIFDLLSYEKIIFSDLQMKPYRTDEFVHKLFYETSRFAAFNNQWVVKARINNNQKDPTLSLEREMKYQLILKTKTTVPLNVHFLILRGPFGDMKLDAKIYKFEFTDQENESQYVGLPLADTAECNRLLAAKAINFRLIMFLVTK comes from the exons atGGCCGAAGTTGAAGCTTCTTCGTCAAATACTGATCAACCAGaagttgaaaatgttgaaaaatctgAAGAGTTAGAAGGACCCTCAccaaagaagaggaaaataagTAATCAGGTAGTGCTCTTTCAAAGCACTGATAATAAACCAGATAAGCTGGAGCAAAGACTTGGAGGAATCCTTTGTTGTGCTGTTTGTTTGGACCTTCCCAAGGCAGCTATTTATCAG TGCACGAATGGCCATCTGATGTGCGCGGGCTGCTTCACGCACGTGCTGGCAGATGCACGCTTGCGCGACGAACAGGCCACTTGTCCCAACTGCCGCATCGAGATCAGCAAGAGCAGTGCATCGCGCAACTTGGCCGTCGAGAAGGCTGTTAGGGAGCTGCCTTCTGAATGCCAGTTCTGCAGCAAAGAATTTCCTCGAAACACCCTCGAGAGGCACGAGGATACGGTTTGTGATGAAAG AATCACAAGCTGCAGCTTCTCACGCATCGGGTGTCCTTGGCGCGGACCCTACCATGAGGCGCCAGAGCATGAGAAGGAGTGCGTCCATCCTCACAGGTCGGGTGCAGAAGTCATGGAGGCGTTGCGTGTCATTGACGAAATCAGCCAGGAAGAGAAGAGACTTTATGACTCCATTTTCGATCTTCTCTCCTACGAGAAAATTATATTCAGTG ATTTGCAAATGAAGCCATACCGGACTGATGAGTTCGTGCATAAGCTGTTCTACGAAACGTCGCGCTTCGCCGCCTTCAATAACCAGTGGGTTGTCAAGGCACGCATCAACAACAACCAGAAAGATCCAACTTTAAGTTTGGAGAGAGAAATGAAATATCAG TTGATCTTGAAAACCAAGACGACAGTGCCACTGAATGTTCATTTCCTGATTCTGCGCGGACCATTTGGAGACATGAAGTTGGATGCCAAGATTTACAAATTTGAGTTTACCGACCAGGAGAA